From bacterium:
TGCCTGTTTCATCAAGAAAAATACGGGCAAGCGTTAGAAGAATATAAATACCTTTCTCAAACTAACTTCAGTAGTGAACAGGCATCAAATGTTCTGTATCGTCTCAGTCAGGTCTTGACTATACTTAAATACCCACAAGAAGAAATAATCGCTACTTACCAGAAGATAATAAAATATCATCCAGAGAGTTCCTGTGTTCAGGAAGCCTTATATCAACTGGGTAAGTATTCATTTGAAACACAGGATTATACCAATGCATATAACTATTTCCACCAACTATCCGAGAATTACCCCAGAAGCACATATCTTGTCACAAGTCTTTATTTTCAAGCAATAAGTCTTTATTATTGTGGAAAATTTCAAGAGGCTATCATCCCATTTTCAAAAATTGACTCTTCGGATATAAAATTACAGGCAAATACACAGTACTATTTAACAGATTGCTGGTATAAAGAGAAAAACTGGGAAAAGGCTTATGTTGAGGCGGAAAAATTTATAAATACCTATCCAGACTACCCACTTATTTCAGAGGTATTATTTATTAAAGGTTTTTGTTTATATTCCCAACATCAGTTTGAAAAGGCACTCCAGGATTTTTCTTTGATAATTGAAAAATACCCAACTTCTTCAAAGGCATTTTTTGCCCAATATTATTCCGCCCAAATCCTTTTTGAGCACCTCAAAGACTACCCAAAGGCAAAAGAGGCATATCAACGATTAATCTCTTCATTCCCTGAGAATGAATTTACCCCGTATGCTTACTATAATTTAGGACTATGTCTCCTAAAATTAAATAATCTTGATGAGGCAAGAGATACTTTTGAGAATTTAATTAGAAATTTCGAAGATAGTGATTTAATTTCTAAAGCCTATTTCCAGATAGGAAAGATATATAAAAAGCAAGAGAGATTTCAACAGGTTATTGATATTTATGAGAAAATGGTCAAACGCTATCCTCAAAACTCCCTTATTCCCCAAATCCTTTATGAATTAGTCAATGCTTATATTAAAATAGGGGATTCTATCGGGGCTAAAGGTATCTGTTATCGAATGATGGCAGGTTACTTAGATTCACCACAAACCTCATTGGCAATTTATGAATTGGCGGAGAGTTTTTTTAGTAAAAAAGATTATCTCTCGGCTATAGATATGTATAATCAGTTTTTAAGAAATTATCCAACACATCCTCTGGCACAAGAGATTTGTTATCAATCTGGAATTGCTAATTGTTATGTCCAAAAATATGAAGAGGCAAGAAGCCTGTTCTTCCAATTGCAGAGACAGTATCCAGGAAGTCCCCTTGTGCCTAAGATTCAATACGGAATTGGCTGGGCTTATTATCTTGAAGGAAAGTATGATAAGGCTGTAACTGAATTTCAAAGGACCCTTACCATTGTAAATTTAGACCAGGACTTATCTTCTGAAATAATCGCTAAAATGGGTAATTGTTACTTTAATCTAAAAGACTACAAGCAAGCAATAGATACCTATCAAAAAATGATAACAAAATATCCTGAAAGCAGATTATTAGATTTTTGCTTATATCAATTGGCTCAAAGCTACTACAAACAGGAAAATTTTACGCTGGCACAACAATATTTCTCAAAACTAATTAAAGAATTACCTTTCTCCAAATATCTTCCAAAATCTATTTACTGGTTAGGCTGGTCATATTATAATCAGGGTAAGTATGAAGATGCGATTAAAATATATCAAGAAGTAATTGATAAATTCCCATCTGACCCGTTAGCTTATGAATCGCAATCTCGAATAGCAGTATGCTTTTACAATCAAAAAAAATTTAATAAGGCAGAAGAGATTTATCAAAAGATAATTAAAAATCCAGAGGCAAATTCAGTGATAAAAAAAGATGCTTTATATCAACTGGGAAATTGCCTTTTTCAACAAAAAAGATATAATGAGGCGATAACTACCTATCGAGATTTTATCCGCCTCCATCCAGAAGAAGAAGAATTATGTGCCCAATTACACTACCAGATAGCAGAAATTTACTATAATCAAGGAGAGATAAAATTAGCTATCGAAGAGTATAATTTATTAATTAATGAATATCCAAAAAGTGAACAAATTGATGATGCACTTTACTGGCTTGGGCGGTGTTTTCTTAAAGAGGAAGATAAGCCTGCGGCAGTGATGACCTTTAGAGCCGTGGTAACCCAGTATCCAGAATCTGACTGGGCTGCTGAATCACAGTTTAAAATAGGCCTATGTTTATATGAACAAGGTGAATATAAGGAGGCGATGAAAGAATTTGAAACCCTGATTAAAATTTTTCCCGCTCGCCAGGACTTAGTCACAGAAGCACAGTATTATATTAAAGAGTGCAAAAAAAAAGGAGTAATTGGTAACTAATTACCATTCACCAGTTACCAATTACCAAAAAAAGGAGGAAAAGAAAAATGAAAAAAAATAGTTGGATTTTAGCCGTAGCCATTGGGGTAGTATTGTTTAAATGGGGGGCAGTATTAGCTATTGAAGGAACTTCAAGCGAGGAGTCAAAGATTAAACCGCAAGAGATGTCTATTATTGGGAAAGATAGGTCTGCAATAGAGGTGGAAGAAGAAGATATTATTATGAAACCTCTTCCGAGTATCGAACCACCAGCATATACCATAGAGGAGGTAAAACCGCCAAAATTTGAACCAGAACCTGTTTTGCCCAAAAAAGAGGAAATAAAAAAACCGATAAGTCAACTACCACAAAAAATGCCTAAGCCCACTTTATATTCCTTTGGTTTAGCTTACGGCAATGACGAAACCCTGCTCTATGACTTTACCCATAGCAATGAGACCAAAGAAGTAGGTTATTATTTCCATCTCGATAGAGGTAGAGCAGATGGATTTACCTATGATAATCGCCCTTATTTTAACCGATTCAGTCAAGATTGCCTGTCAGGAGAGACAATTGTTAATTTCCCTAAATACTCATGGAGAACTGAGATAGAATATCTAAATAAAGATTTAACCCTCCCTTATCAAGGCGGTTTTGTCGAGAATAAGTTAAGGAAATCAGTATCCATCAATTATGAGGTCAAAGTTCCACCCGAATCCAAAATGTTACTTGGTCTGGACATCGGTAAAGGGAATATCAGTAGTAATGGATGGTTGGTTAAAAATAATGCCATCGGTGCCCATCTTGGATTTTTGACACCGTTTAAAAAAGGCAATCCGCCATTGTCTATTGGAACGGATATTTACCACGAGAAGTTAAAAAGTATAGCGGGTAGAACATTGAAATTCTATTCTTTATATGCAGAAGGTAAACGCTTCAAAATGACACCTAAGATGCTTCTCGATGCAAAGGTATCTTTAGACAAATATGAGAATAGTTTTTCTTCATCACAGTTAGATTTTTTGTTTAATCTTCATTATACCCTGAAAGAAAAAATAAATATGTCAGGGAGTATAGAGCGAAAATTATCATTGCCTACCTTTGATGAACTTTATGTCAATCGTGACTATAGTGGGATAAACTCAAAGCTAGAACCAGAAAAAAGCTGGAAATATAAAATGGATGCTAACTATCAATTCTCAGATGAGCTATTTTTAGAAGGGGCTATTTGGACACAACGAGTAGATAAATATATCATCTGGACAGGAGGTTCACCTACTTATATCTATTGCCCTGAAAATATAGGTAAAGCAAAATTTTCAGGATTAGAATTGGGAGTTAGATATTACTTTAGTCCTAAGTTAAGCCAGAATATAAGTTATTCCTGTATTAATGCTAAGAATAAATCAGGTGGTGAGATTCCAAATGTGCCCGAGAATAGATTGAAGATGGGGCTGAGATATAAAGATGGGGAAAAACTAACTATTAATTTGAACACTGAATATGCAGATAGTAGTTTTGGCACAGTTACTCCAAATATTCCCAGGTTAAAAAGTTATTTCCTGGTGAATATCACGGCTGAAAAGAAAATTAATGATACGCTGTATTATTCATTTTCCTGTGAGAATTTACTCGGTGAAGACTATGAGTATCTTTTAGGTTATCCTGGTCAAAAACGCCGATTTGCCCTTGGAATCAGGTTGAGATTTTAGTAACTATTCACCACGAAGGGCACGGAGAGCACGAAGTGAAATTTGATGAATTATCGAATTCATGAAGGTGTGATTCAGACAGTAGACTATAGACATCAGACTAAAAGGGGCAGAAATTGCAGAAGAATGAAGGCTTGGGAGAGCTACCTATACTTCTGTAGGTAAGGCTTAGGGAAAAATTCAGGTAAGGGTTCAGGTAGGATAAAAATAAGGAGAAAGGGAGAAGATGGAGAAATGGAGAAAAGAAGAGTTAACTGCAGGTTAGATCATACCTTAGAGCAGTGGATAAAGAAATAGGGTTACTGGTAAATTTCGCAGACTCCAGGATTGATGTCCGAAGGGTGGAGCAAGAAAAAGTTTGAGCCATTTCTCCAATTCTCCCTTTTCCCCATTTCTCCTTGTTTACACTTCTAATGTATAGCCCTGAACGGTTACAAATTCAGAGGGTGAAGTTTTGAGGAAGGCTTCTTAAATGCCGCTAATTTCCTGCATAAGTAGAGTCTATAGTCTTGTGTCTGATGTCCAGTGTCTGAATCACAGTAAAGAGATTTGTTCTGTAACATCTCCCTGCCCTTCGTGCTCTTCGTGGTGAATAGTTACTCTCATCGATGCTTTAAAAAGAGCAGGGACAACAGATAAAAATGCCATCCGTGATGCATTGGCTCAAACAAAAGATTTACAGGTGCTTTCCGGGAAAATTACCTTTGATGAAAACCGCAATCCGGTTAAAAATGCAGTTATTCTCAAGATAGAAGGAGGAAAACCCATTTACCACTCTACCATTACTCCATAAGTGTAAGCGTTTAGGTAGTGTAAGAAAAAGGAGATATGGAGATAAGGGGATATATTTAGGAGTTTTTTGGTGAAAGGGTTCGGGTTAGGAGGCTGGTTTGGTTTAGGGGTTATGAAGTTAGAACCATCCTGACCTAACTCCTGAGCCTATCAGGAGCAGACTTCCATACCAACTTCATAACCAGAATCTTTTAATTTATAATCTCCACATCTCCTTTATCTCCTTATCCCCCTTTTTACACACCGGATGTGTAGCCTGAACGCTTACCCATAAGTGGATGCAGTTATCGGTAAATTTCAACTATTTTAGAAGAAAGTGTTTTATTCTTCTTATCAAGCCACCATGCAAATAAAAGGGATAAACCAAAAAGGAATAAACC
This genomic window contains:
- a CDS encoding tetratricopeptide repeat protein, yielding MRRNIFYIVFLIIALQYLPAVVNSAVSFSVAEDEFEQAEKLYNDGLYLSSSIKFKEFIQRHPDSHLVTEARFYLAECLFHQEKYGQALEEYKYLSQTNFSSEQASNVLYRLSQVLTILKYPQEEIIATYQKIIKYHPESSCVQEALYQLGKYSFETQDYTNAYNYFHQLSENYPRSTYLVTSLYFQAISLYYCGKFQEAIIPFSKIDSSDIKLQANTQYYLTDCWYKEKNWEKAYVEAEKFINTYPDYPLISEVLFIKGFCLYSQHQFEKALQDFSLIIEKYPTSSKAFFAQYYSAQILFEHLKDYPKAKEAYQRLISSFPENEFTPYAYYNLGLCLLKLNNLDEARDTFENLIRNFEDSDLISKAYFQIGKIYKKQERFQQVIDIYEKMVKRYPQNSLIPQILYELVNAYIKIGDSIGAKGICYRMMAGYLDSPQTSLAIYELAESFFSKKDYLSAIDMYNQFLRNYPTHPLAQEICYQSGIANCYVQKYEEARSLFFQLQRQYPGSPLVPKIQYGIGWAYYLEGKYDKAVTEFQRTLTIVNLDQDLSSEIIAKMGNCYFNLKDYKQAIDTYQKMITKYPESRLLDFCLYQLAQSYYKQENFTLAQQYFSKLIKELPFSKYLPKSIYWLGWSYYNQGKYEDAIKIYQEVIDKFPSDPLAYESQSRIAVCFYNQKKFNKAEEIYQKIIKNPEANSVIKKDALYQLGNCLFQQKRYNEAITTYRDFIRLHPEEEELCAQLHYQIAEIYYNQGEIKLAIEEYNLLINEYPKSEQIDDALYWLGRCFLKEEDKPAAVMTFRAVVTQYPESDWAAESQFKIGLCLYEQGEYKEAMKEFETLIKIFPARQDLVTEAQYYIKECKKKGVIGN
- a CDS encoding TonB-dependent receptor; translation: MKKNSWILAVAIGVVLFKWGAVLAIEGTSSEESKIKPQEMSIIGKDRSAIEVEEEDIIMKPLPSIEPPAYTIEEVKPPKFEPEPVLPKKEEIKKPISQLPQKMPKPTLYSFGLAYGNDETLLYDFTHSNETKEVGYYFHLDRGRADGFTYDNRPYFNRFSQDCLSGETIVNFPKYSWRTEIEYLNKDLTLPYQGGFVENKLRKSVSINYEVKVPPESKMLLGLDIGKGNISSNGWLVKNNAIGAHLGFLTPFKKGNPPLSIGTDIYHEKLKSIAGRTLKFYSLYAEGKRFKMTPKMLLDAKVSLDKYENSFSSSQLDFLFNLHYTLKEKINMSGSIERKLSLPTFDELYVNRDYSGINSKLEPEKSWKYKMDANYQFSDELFLEGAIWTQRVDKYIIWTGGSPTYIYCPENIGKAKFSGLELGVRYYFSPKLSQNISYSCINAKNKSGGEIPNVPENRLKMGLRYKDGEKLTINLNTEYADSSFGTVTPNIPRLKSYFLVNITAEKKINDTLYYSFSCENLLGEDYEYLLGYPGQKRRFALGIRLRF